A single window of Bombyx mori chromosome 17, ASM3026992v2 DNA harbors:
- the LOC101742916 gene encoding RING finger protein unkempt, which yields MPSESKPLLTAQTEKPNHYKYLKEFRVEQCPSFLQHKCTQHRPFTCFHWHFNNQRRRRPVRKRDGTFNYSADNYCTKYNETSGVCEDGDECPFLHRTAGDTERRYHLRYYKTCMCVHDTDTRGLCTKNGAHCAFAHGAPDLRPPVLDVRELHALDADDDAAPNALDRERNLINEDPKWQDTNYVLSSYKTEPCKRPPRLCRQGYACPQYHNSKDKRRSPRKYKYRSTPCPNVKHGEEWGEPSNCEAGDTCGYCHTRTEQQFHPEIYKSTKCNDVQQAGYCPRGLFCAFAHVEPEEPGGREPGPGDCGTSLADLLSSALPDKKDRSTTPSGPLTNGAGDGSECASTSSGGSGPQAARARPLPFDTAVLQEVVGCALDDLHLDDPINLVAALDRDLSDGEGALAGSAPVNIPSARPALRGFSPPGGSPLPAFLRYGPDAFGLKAGSFGAFEGGGCEVSRLREEVAAARAAVARWDERVAQARAACEAWQREAEDAARKAAVAERQRDEALAHALALRRELDALAPRRDPRALSLPALKALQSRARADLEEIEKALYLETATKCMGCEEQPRSVTLAPCNHYVLCDKCAGTTDHCPYCQTPVQRHQ from the exons ATGCCGTCGGAATCCAAGCCTTTGTTAACAGCCCAAACCGAAAAACCGAATCATTACAA ATATCTAAAAGAATTCCGAGTGGAGCAGTGTCCATCTTTTCTCCAACATAAATGTACACAACACAGGCCGTTTACGTGTTTTCATTGGCATTTTAATAATCAAAGGAGACGCAGACCTGTTAGAAAAAGAGACGGGACCTTCAACTATAGCGCGGACAATTACTGTACGAAGTACAACGAGACGTCGGGCGTTTGCGAAGACGGAGACGA GTGTCCGTTCCTGCATCGTACAGCAGGCGacacggagcgacgatatcacTTGCGctactacaaaacttgcatgtGCGTACACGACACGGACACGCGCGGCCTCTGCACCAAGAACGGGGCGCATTGCGCGTTCGCACACGGAGCGCCCGACCTGCGCCCCCCCGTGCTGGACGTGCGCGAGCTGCACGCACTCGACGCGGACGACGACGCCGCGCCCAACGCCCTCGACCGAGAGCGGAACCTCATCAACGAAGACCCCAAGTGGCAAG ATACAAATTATGTCCTGTCATCATATAAAACGGAACCATGTAAAAGACCTCCTAGGCTTTGTAGACAAGGGTATGCATGCCCTCAGTATCATAATAGTAAA GATAAACGTAGGTCTCCTAGAAAGTATAAATATCGCAGCACACCATGCCCGAACGTGAAGCATGGTGAGGAGTGGGGCGAGCCCAGCAATTGTGAAGCCGGTGACACTTGTGGATACTGTCATACGCGGACGGAGCAGCAGTTCCATCCAGAAATCTATAAATCCACAAAATGCAACGACGTTCAGCAGGCGGGATACTGTCCACGAGGCTTGTTCTGCGCCTTTGCGCACGTTGAGCCCGAAGAACCTGGCGGCCGCGAGCCCGGCCCCGGCGACTGCGGAACCAGTCTCGCGGACTTGCTGTCCTCCGCGTTGCCCGACAAGAAAGATCGCTCTACAACCCCTTCCGGTCCTCTCACAAATGGCGCCGGTGACGGATCTGAATGCGCGTCCACGTCCAGCGGGGGATCTGGTCCGCAGGCTGCGCGTGCTCGGCCTCTGCCTTTCGATACCGCCGTGCTGCAGGAGGTGGTCGGCTGTGCACTTGACGATCTGCACCTCGATGACCCCATCAATCTTGTCGCGGCTCTGGACCGCGATCTCTCGGACGGCGAGGGCGCGCTCGCGGGCTCCGCTCCCGTCAACATTCCGTCGGCGCGACCCGCCCTGCGCGGGTTCAGTCCCCCGGGCGGCTCACCGCTGCCGGCTTTCCTGCGATACGGACCCGACGCGTTCGGTCTCAAGGCTGGCAGCTTCGGCGCGTTCGAGGGCGGCGGCTGCGAGGTGTCGCGGCTGCGCGAGGAGGTggcggcggcgcgggcggcGGTGGCGCGGTGGGACGAGCGCGTGGCGCAGGCGCGGGCGGCGTGCGAGGCGTGGCAGCGCGAGGCGGAGGACGCGGCGCGCAAGGCGGCGGTGGCGGAGCGGCAGCGCGACGAGGCGCTGGCACACGCGCTGGCGCTGCGGCGCGAGCTGGACGCGCTGGCGCCGCGCCGGGACCCGCGGGCGCTGTCGCTGCCGGCGCTCAAGGCGCTGCAGTCGCGCGCGCGGGCGGACCTCGAGGAGATCGAGAAGGCGTTGTACCTGGAGACGGCCACCAAGTGCATGGGCTGCGAGGAGCAGCCCCGCAGCGTCACGCTGGCGCCGTGCAACCACTACGTGCTGTGCGACAAGTGCGCGGGCACCACGGACCACTGCCCCTACTGCCAGACCCCGGTGCAGAGACACCAATAG
- the LOC101746409 gene encoding uncharacterized protein LOC101746409 isoform X1 — MDDSIERVIENIKLQEQDNDAKLKEKREFESKLILLKRSIREVTSQISKLDQDIPQLTNSTGKLQLEVEQARIQRDALMQLLNDSKNELKEFRIKTEKGISTVWNLRASLCNSVKEITDKCDVQTLLLNNLKTDLHSRPMPISTNKLTVNTEKLEIATEKLNRAIKERDYLLREPEIGDEYIRIKNALRYSETKITSILEKNMNFLDSHT, encoded by the exons ATGGATGATTCTATCGAACGTGTTATAGAAAATATTAAGCTCCAAGAGCAAGACAACGACgctaaattaaaagaaaagcgGGAAT TCGAATCCAAGTTAATATTGTTGAAACGGAGTATTCGAGAGGTCACGTCGCAGATATCTAAACTGGACCAAGATATCCCACAATTAACAAACTCTACAGGTAAACTACAATTAGAAGTCGAGCAAGCCCGAATTCAGCGAGATGCTCTAATGCAGTTGCTAAATGATTCTAAAAACGAATTGAAAGAATTTAGGATTAAAACT GAGAAAGGAATATCAACAGTTTGGAATCTACGAGCATCGCTGTGTAACTCAGTTAAAGAAATTACTGACAAATGCGATGTGCAGACCTTACTGTTGAACAATTTGAAAACCGACCTACATTCTCGACCGATGCCGATAAGTACAAATAAATTGACCGTGAATACGGAAAAATTAGAAATAGCCACAGAGAAACTGAACAGAGCTATAAAAGAAAGAGATTATTTATTGAGAGAACCTGAGATCGGGGATGAGTATATTCG taTTAAAAATGCTTTAAGGTATTCTGAAACAAAAATCACTagcattttagaaaaaaatatgaattttttagaTTCTCATACGTAA
- the LOC119628355 gene encoding uncharacterized protein LOC119628355: MLRNLNYLRHCFRVSGIRFKSSNVEINENEPVKFSTSRAASRGPVPLISKINDDMPWYQPYVVIGSVAIFMLYFCVLREESDIDREFDKTLYDRIKGLEKEQLLQSYRYNKEHGKSVIEIEERLLEIEKAEKELQL; the protein is encoded by the exons ATGTTGAgaaatctaaattatttaag GCATTGTTTTCGTGTTAGCGGAATTAGATTTAAAAGCAGCAATGTTGAAATTAACGAAAATGAACCGGTAAAATTTTCAACGAGCAGAGCTGCCTCTAGAGGTCCCGTTCCTTTAATCAGCAAAATAAATGATGATATGCCTTGGTACCAACCGTACGTAGTCATCGGAAGCGTTGCAATCTTCATgttatatttttgtgttttgaGGGAAGAAAGTGACATTGACCGGGAATTCGACAAAACACTTTATGATAGGATAAAAGGCTTAGAAAAAGAACAACTCCTCCAATCATACAGATACAACAAAGAACATGGTAAAAGTGTTATTGAAATCGAAGAGAGATTGCTGGAAATTGAGAAGGCAGAGAAGGAACTACAGCTTTGA
- the LOC101746409 gene encoding uncharacterized protein LOC101746409 isoform X2 yields MDDSIERVIENIKLQEQDNDAKLKEKRECKLQLEVEQARIQRDALMQLLNDSKNELKEFRIKTEKGISTVWNLRASLCNSVKEITDKCDVQTLLLNNLKTDLHSRPMPISTNKLTVNTEKLEIATEKLNRAIKERDYLLREPEIGDEYIRIKNALRYSETKITSILEKNMNFLDSHT; encoded by the exons ATGGATGATTCTATCGAACGTGTTATAGAAAATATTAAGCTCCAAGAGCAAGACAACGACgctaaattaaaagaaaagcgGGAAT GTAAACTACAATTAGAAGTCGAGCAAGCCCGAATTCAGCGAGATGCTCTAATGCAGTTGCTAAATGATTCTAAAAACGAATTGAAAGAATTTAGGATTAAAACT GAGAAAGGAATATCAACAGTTTGGAATCTACGAGCATCGCTGTGTAACTCAGTTAAAGAAATTACTGACAAATGCGATGTGCAGACCTTACTGTTGAACAATTTGAAAACCGACCTACATTCTCGACCGATGCCGATAAGTACAAATAAATTGACCGTGAATACGGAAAAATTAGAAATAGCCACAGAGAAACTGAACAGAGCTATAAAAGAAAGAGATTATTTATTGAGAGAACCTGAGATCGGGGATGAGTATATTCG taTTAAAAATGCTTTAAGGTATTCTGAAACAAAAATCACTagcattttagaaaaaaatatgaattttttagaTTCTCATACGTAA
- the LOC778457 gene encoding h3 histone family 3a: protein MARTKQTARKSTGGKAPRKQLATKAARKSAPSTGGVKKPHRYRPGTVALREIRRYQKSTELLIRKLPFQRLVREIAQDFKTDLRFQSAAIGALQEASEAYLVGLFEDTNLCAIHAKRVTIMPKDIQLARRIRGERA, encoded by the exons ATGGCTCGTACTAAACAAACAGCCCGTAAATCTACTGGAGGTAAAGCTCCGCGTAAACAACTTGCTACAAAAGCGGCGCGAAAATCAGCGCCGAGCACTGGTGGAGTCAAGAAGCCACATCGTTATCGCCCTGGTACAGTGGCCCTTCGTGAAATTCGTCGTTATCAGAAGTCTACTGAGTTGCTTATCCGTAAGCTGCCTTTCCAGCGTCTTGTGAGAGAAATCGCTCAGGATTTCAAAACTGATTTGCGTTTCCAGTCTGCCGCCATCGGAGCTCTCCAG GAGGCAAGCGAGGCTTATCTCGTTGGCTTGTTCGAAGACACCAACTTGTGTGCTATTCACGCCAAACGTGTGACCATCATGCCGAAGGATATTCAACTTGCTCGACGAATCCGTGGTGAACGTGCTTAA